One Vibrio neonatus genomic window carries:
- a CDS encoding DNA polymerase II, producing MATCKSSKKVCILRSGFILTRQSKDLGTSSIIELWISTDIGPVLVQIPDQKSVYFIESTQQAQVEQLANQLKIPLQTKPLPLKTFQLNPVSACYFPTRKYAMNFERALLDNGIAIYEPDIRLVDRYLMERFIQGQIEVSGQETPANGYLKISNAQCRATKNYMPNLSVVSLDIECSAKGVLYSIGLDSIMDSRVIMIGEPQPSDETPIQWVENENALLRALIDWFVQFDPDIIIGWNVIGFDMRLLVQRAEQHKIRLNLGRGKQNCYYRQSNQSQQGFITIPGRVVVDGIDGLKSATYSFDSWSLESVSQELLQQGKAIHNVHDRMQEINDMFHHDKLSLAKYNLQDCVLVNKIFHKTHLLDYLIQRSKLTGLSLDRVGGSVAAFSNLYLPRLHRGGYVAPNLMPNDWIASPGGFVMDSKPGLYDSVLVLDFKSLYPAIIRSFLIDPMGLIEGLQLEIGNQADQAVPGFRKAQFHRSKHYLPNLIEELWHARDQAKKEKEVAFSQAIKIIMNSFYGVLGSSGCRFFDTRLASSITLRGHEIMKTTRKLIEEQGYEVIYGDTDSTFVSLKGECSAQQANEVGHALTAHINAWWKQHLAEQYQLTSLLELEYETHFNRFFMPTIRGSETGSKKRYAGLIKTQNDSRIVFKGLESARSDWTELAQSFQARLYELIFDGQDPTQFILDTVAQVESGALDDKLVYRKRLRRKLNDYQKNIPPQVRAARLADEINQQLGRPLQYQNRGRIAYVMTRSGPEPIEFVRSAYDYEHYIEKQVKPIADAILPFVGLKFDDINAPQIGLF from the coding sequence ATGGCTACTTGTAAGAGTAGCAAAAAGGTTTGTATATTGCGTTCAGGATTTATCTTAACCCGTCAAAGTAAAGATCTCGGCACTTCGAGTATTATCGAACTGTGGATTTCTACGGATATAGGGCCTGTATTGGTTCAAATTCCTGATCAAAAATCGGTATATTTTATTGAAAGCACACAGCAAGCACAGGTAGAGCAATTAGCCAATCAGCTTAAAATTCCCTTACAAACCAAACCGCTACCTTTAAAAACCTTTCAGTTAAACCCCGTTAGCGCCTGTTATTTCCCAACCCGTAAATACGCAATGAATTTTGAGCGCGCACTGCTTGATAATGGCATTGCTATCTATGAGCCTGATATAAGATTGGTTGATCGCTATCTCATGGAGCGGTTTATTCAAGGGCAAATCGAAGTCAGTGGTCAGGAGACACCTGCAAACGGCTACTTAAAAATTTCCAATGCTCAATGTCGCGCCACCAAAAACTACATGCCGAATCTATCGGTGGTTTCTCTTGATATTGAGTGTTCTGCTAAAGGCGTGCTGTACTCCATTGGTTTAGATTCCATCATGGACAGCCGCGTGATCATGATAGGTGAACCTCAGCCAAGTGATGAGACGCCCATTCAGTGGGTGGAAAATGAAAACGCTCTGCTTCGTGCGCTCATTGATTGGTTTGTGCAGTTTGATCCTGACATTATTATCGGTTGGAATGTCATCGGCTTTGATATGCGTCTATTGGTGCAGCGAGCCGAACAACACAAGATCCGTCTTAATTTGGGGCGAGGCAAACAAAATTGCTACTACCGACAATCGAATCAAAGCCAGCAAGGTTTTATTACCATCCCCGGACGTGTGGTGGTTGATGGTATCGATGGCCTTAAATCGGCGACGTATTCGTTTGATTCTTGGTCGTTGGAGTCTGTTTCTCAAGAGTTATTACAGCAAGGCAAAGCCATCCATAACGTGCATGACCGCATGCAAGAGATCAATGACATGTTCCACCATGACAAGCTCTCTTTGGCAAAATACAACCTGCAAGATTGTGTACTGGTCAACAAGATCTTTCACAAAACCCACCTACTCGATTACCTAATTCAGCGCAGTAAACTAACGGGCTTGTCCCTTGATAGAGTCGGTGGCAGTGTGGCGGCTTTTTCTAATTTGTATCTGCCTCGTTTACACCGAGGTGGCTATGTTGCGCCAAATTTAATGCCTAATGATTGGATTGCCAGCCCCGGCGGCTTTGTCATGGACTCAAAACCGGGATTGTATGACTCGGTGTTAGTGCTGGATTTTAAAAGCCTGTATCCGGCCATCATTCGTAGTTTCCTCATTGATCCTATGGGACTCATTGAAGGTCTGCAGCTAGAGATTGGCAATCAAGCAGATCAAGCCGTGCCCGGTTTTCGAAAGGCGCAGTTTCACCGCAGTAAACATTATCTGCCCAACTTAATCGAAGAGTTGTGGCACGCCCGTGATCAAGCTAAAAAAGAGAAAGAAGTGGCGTTTTCACAAGCCATTAAAATCATCATGAATTCATTTTATGGGGTATTAGGCTCTTCCGGTTGTCGCTTCTTTGACACGCGCTTGGCTTCCTCAATTACGTTACGCGGTCACGAAATTATGAAGACCACCCGTAAGCTGATTGAAGAACAAGGCTATGAGGTCATCTACGGTGATACTGACTCTACCTTTGTCTCGTTAAAAGGCGAATGCAGTGCCCAGCAAGCCAATGAAGTGGGTCACGCCCTGACCGCGCACATTAACGCTTGGTGGAAGCAGCACCTTGCTGAGCAATACCAACTCACTTCCCTACTTGAGTTAGAATACGAAACTCACTTTAATCGCTTCTTTATGCCTACGATTAGAGGCTCAGAGACAGGTTCCAAGAAACGTTACGCAGGCTTGATCAAAACCCAAAATGATTCACGCATCGTTTTTAAAGGTTTAGAAAGTGCGCGTAGCGACTGGACAGAACTGGCGCAAAGTTTTCAAGCCCGCCTATATGAGCTTATTTTTGATGGGCAAGATCCCACTCAGTTCATTTTAGATACCGTTGCCCAAGTGGAATCTGGCGCGTTAGACGACAAGCTTGTCTACCGTAAACGTCTGCGCAGAAAGCTCAATGACTACCAAAAGAACATACCACCACAAGTACGCGCCGCACGTTTAGCTGATGAAATCAATCAACAGCTCGGACGTCCTTTGCAATATCAAAACCGGGGTCGAATTGCGTATGTGATGACCCGCAGTGGCCCAGAACCCATCGAATTTGTGCGCAGTGCTTATGATTACGAGCACTATATTGAAAAGCAAGTTAAGCCCATCGCCGATGCCATTTTACCTTTTGTTGGCCTCAAATTTGATGATATTAATGCGCCGCAGATTGGCCTGTTCTAA
- the tnpA gene encoding IS200/IS605 family transposase, protein MGDEKSLAHTRWNCKYHIVFAPKYRRQVFYGEKRRAVGEILRKLCEWKNVNIIEAECCVDHIHMLLEIPPKMSVSAFMGYLKGKSSLMLYERFGNLKFKYRNREFWCRGYYVDTVGKNTSKIKSYIKHQLEQDKMGEQLSIPYPGSPFTGRK, encoded by the coding sequence ATGGGGGACGAAAAGAGCTTAGCGCACACGCGCTGGAATTGTAAATATCATATAGTTTTTGCACCAAAATATAGAAGACAGGTGTTCTATGGTGAAAAAAGGAGAGCTGTAGGTGAAATATTACGAAAGCTATGTGAATGGAAAAATGTAAATATCATTGAAGCAGAATGTTGTGTGGATCATATCCATATGCTTTTAGAAATACCGCCTAAGATGAGTGTTTCAGCGTTTATGGGGTATTTGAAAGGTAAAAGTAGTTTGATGTTGTATGAGCGGTTTGGCAATTTGAAATTTAAATATAGAAACCGAGAGTTTTGGTGCCGTGGATATTATGTAGATACGGTTGGAAAAAATACTAGCAAGATCAAAAGTTACATAAAGCACCAATTAGAACAGGATAAGATGGGGGAGCAGTTATCGATCCCGTATCCAGGTAGCCCGTTTACGGGCCGTAAGTAA
- the pgsA gene encoding CDP-diacylglycerol--glycerol-3-phosphate 3-phosphatidyltransferase, whose product MRFTIPNILTLIRLFLIPVFVIVFYLPFSWAPFTAAMVFWVAGFTDWLDGVLARKLGQTSRFGAFLDPVADKVMVATALLLIAEHYNTIWITVPAIIMISREIIISALREWMAEIGKRASVAVSWIGKVKTFAQMFALWVLIWRYDDWMIWIGFLSLFIATVLTLWSMVQYLNAAKDDLLHADE is encoded by the coding sequence ATGCGATTTACTATCCCGAATATTCTTACCTTGATTCGCCTATTCTTGATCCCAGTGTTTGTCATTGTGTTCTATCTGCCATTTTCATGGGCACCTTTTACAGCAGCAATGGTGTTCTGGGTTGCCGGGTTTACTGACTGGCTCGATGGGGTGTTGGCGCGTAAGTTAGGGCAGACATCGCGTTTTGGTGCATTTTTAGATCCTGTTGCGGATAAAGTGATGGTGGCAACCGCGCTATTATTGATTGCCGAGCATTACAATACGATTTGGATTACGGTTCCGGCCATCATAATGATTTCCCGAGAAATCATTATCTCAGCATTAAGAGAGTGGATGGCGGAAATAGGCAAACGTGCTAGCGTTGCCGTGTCGTGGATTGGTAAAGTGAAAACCTTTGCGCAAATGTTTGCCTTATGGGTGCTGATTTGGCGTTATGACGATTGGATGATTTGGATTGGTTTCCTATCTTTGTTTATTGCGACCGTGCTTACCTTGTGGTCTATGGTGCAATATTTGAATGCCGCCAAAGACGATTTGCTTCACGCAGACGAATAA
- the uvrC gene encoding excinuclease ABC subunit UvrC yields the protein MTSQFDSTAFLRTVTHQPGVYRMYNAEAVVIYVGKAKDLQKRLSSYFRKKLDNEKTRALVSHIDHIDVTVTHTETEALILEHNYIKQYLPKYNVLLRDDKSYPYIFISHHKHPRLSLHRGSKKRKGEYFGPYPDSGAVRQTLHLLQKILPMRQCEDTIYANRTRPCLMYQIGRCAAPCVKSIISDEEYQDLVQWVRLFLQGKDKQVVELLIAKMDEASRGLKFEQAAQFRDQIQAIRRIQEQQFVSEDSFDDIDVLGFAQESGVACIHILMIRQGKILGSRSFFPKIPNNSQTEEIFYSFISQYYLNQSEGRGLPSRLVFASGLLEDEKPFQEALTQMAGRHVSFHTNPSGHRARYLKLANTNALSAITTKINHKMTISQRFKELQQVLNMDSIRRMECFDISHTMGESTIASCVVFNHEGPVKPEYRRYNITGITGGDDYAAMGQVLERRYSKQIDVDKIPDIIFIDGGKGQLNRAIEIISKYWDQWPKRPRLIGIAKGVTRKPGLETMITAEGEEFNMASDAPALHLMQHIRDESHNHAIAGHRAKRGKTRRTSALEGIEGVGPKRRQALLKYMGGLQELKRASAEEIAKVPGISNSLAEKIVQALQH from the coding sequence GTGACATCGCAGTTCGACTCAACCGCATTTCTTAGAACGGTTACACATCAGCCCGGCGTTTATCGAATGTATAACGCCGAGGCTGTTGTCATTTATGTAGGCAAGGCGAAAGATCTTCAAAAGCGCCTTAGCAGCTACTTCAGAAAAAAGCTCGATAACGAAAAAACACGTGCCTTGGTCAGTCACATTGACCACATCGACGTGACGGTTACTCATACCGAAACCGAAGCCTTAATCCTTGAGCATAACTACATCAAACAGTACTTACCTAAGTACAATGTGTTGCTCAGAGACGACAAATCCTACCCGTATATTTTCATCAGTCATCACAAGCATCCTCGTTTGTCCCTACATCGCGGCTCAAAAAAGCGTAAGGGCGAGTATTTTGGTCCGTATCCAGATTCTGGAGCGGTGCGCCAAACGTTGCATCTATTGCAAAAAATCTTACCGATGCGCCAATGTGAAGACACCATCTATGCCAATCGAACGCGGCCTTGTTTGATGTATCAAATTGGACGATGTGCAGCGCCTTGTGTGAAGAGCATTATCTCCGATGAAGAGTATCAAGACTTAGTGCAATGGGTGCGCTTGTTCTTGCAGGGCAAAGACAAACAAGTGGTCGAGTTGTTAATTGCCAAAATGGACGAAGCCAGTCGAGGTCTCAAGTTTGAGCAAGCGGCGCAGTTTCGGGATCAAATTCAAGCCATTCGCCGCATTCAAGAACAGCAGTTTGTCTCCGAAGACAGCTTTGATGATATTGACGTGCTCGGCTTTGCTCAAGAATCTGGTGTAGCTTGTATTCATATTTTGATGATTCGTCAGGGTAAGATTCTCGGCAGTCGCAGCTTCTTTCCAAAAATTCCGAACAACAGCCAAACCGAAGAGATTTTTTATAGTTTTATTAGCCAATACTATTTGAATCAATCTGAGGGCAGGGGTTTACCCAGTCGCTTAGTGTTCGCCTCGGGTTTGCTTGAGGATGAAAAGCCTTTCCAAGAAGCATTGACACAAATGGCAGGTCGGCACGTCAGTTTTCATACCAATCCTAGTGGGCATCGTGCTCGCTATTTGAAACTGGCAAATACTAATGCACTCAGTGCAATTACGACTAAAATTAATCATAAGATGACCATCTCGCAGAGGTTCAAAGAGCTTCAGCAAGTGCTGAATATGGATTCGATTCGTCGCATGGAATGTTTTGATATCAGTCATACCATGGGTGAGAGCACCATAGCCTCCTGTGTGGTATTTAATCATGAAGGACCAGTTAAGCCAGAATATCGTCGCTACAACATCACAGGCATCACCGGTGGGGATGATTATGCGGCGATGGGGCAGGTACTTGAGCGTCGTTATTCCAAGCAGATAGATGTAGATAAAATTCCCGATATCATTTTCATTGATGGTGGTAAGGGACAACTGAATCGCGCTATTGAGATCATTTCTAAATATTGGGATCAGTGGCCGAAACGTCCACGCTTAATTGGTATCGCCAAAGGCGTCACGCGTAAGCCGGGCCTTGAAACTATGATTACTGCTGAAGGTGAAGAGTTTAATATGGCTAGCGACGCGCCAGCGCTGCATTTAATGCAGCACATTCGCGATGAGAGCCATAATCATGCGATTGCAGGGCACAGAGCGAAGCGAGGTAAAACGCGTCGCACTAGTGCACTGGAAGGCATAGAAGGAGTCGGGCCAAAACGTAGACAAGCTTTGTTGAAATATATGGGCGGTTTACAAGAACTGAAGAGGGCCAGCGCTGAAGAAATAGCCAAAGTGCCAGGTATCAGTAATTCTTTAGCAGAAAAGATAGTTCAAGCGTTGCAACACTAA
- the uvrY gene encoding UvrY/SirA/GacA family response regulator transcription factor — MINVFLVDDHELVRTGIRRIIEDVRGMNVAGEAESGEDSIKWCRNNHVDVILMDMNMPGIGGLEATKKILRFNPDIKIIVLTVHTENPFPTKVMQAGASGYLTKGAGPDEMVNAIRMVNSGQRYISPEIAQQMALSQVSSSSDNPFKDLSERELQIMLMITKGQKVTDISEQLSLSPKTVNSYRYRLFNKLDISGDVELTHLAIRHGMLDAETL, encoded by the coding sequence TTGATAAATGTTTTCCTTGTAGATGATCATGAGCTTGTACGCACAGGGATAAGACGTATTATCGAAGACGTCCGTGGTATGAATGTAGCAGGGGAAGCTGAAAGTGGTGAAGATTCTATAAAATGGTGCCGCAATAATCATGTTGATGTGATCCTTATGGACATGAATATGCCGGGCATCGGTGGCCTTGAGGCAACCAAAAAAATATTGCGTTTTAACCCTGATATAAAAATCATTGTGTTGACCGTACATACTGAAAACCCATTTCCAACTAAGGTGATGCAAGCTGGCGCGTCTGGCTATCTGACCAAAGGTGCTGGGCCAGATGAAATGGTGAATGCAATTCGTATGGTGAACAGCGGTCAACGCTATATTTCACCTGAAATCGCACAACAAATGGCGCTTAGCCAAGTTTCAAGTTCTTCTGATAACCCTTTTAAAGATCTCTCCGAGCGTGAACTTCAAATCATGCTAATGATCACTAAAGGGCAAAAAGTGACTGATATTTCTGAACAACTGAGCCTAAGTCCTAAAACGGTGAACAGTTACCGTTATAGACTGTTCAACAAGCTCGATATCAGTGGCGATGTAGAACTGACACACTTAGCCATTCGTCACGGAATGTTGGATGCAGAGACGCTGTAG